A DNA window from Barnesiella intestinihominis YIT 11860 contains the following coding sequences:
- a CDS encoding class I SAM-dependent DNA methyltransferase codes for MSDIKEKTLRLIDGLKATCQSYGMGNDGNEYKIITQVFLYKFLNDKFGYELKNAKSEIAKKLTGDVKWETAYENLSDDERMLIQSAISPDVPMLEPYHLIANLWNQQGKGDFDTIFDSTMTDIAEQNADIFSTQTTVNTKIPLFEALTPFVTDSAQRAPFARALVDKLVNFSFEEAFAQNYDFFSSIFEYLIKDYNTAGGGKYAEYYTPHAIATIMARLLVGDNADLHSMECYDPSAGTGTLLMALSHQIGEERCTIFSQDISQRSNKMLKLNLLLNGLVSSLDNAIQGDTLVSPYHKSDDGQQLRQFDFVVSNPPFKMDFSDTREKIAAMPARFWAGVPNVPAKKKESMAIYTCFIQHVINSLKKTGKGAIVIPTGFITAKSGIENKILHKIVDDKVVFGCVSMPSNVFANTGTNVSVLFFDKSATTDKVILIDASKLGEEYKDANGLKKVRLNDDEIEKIVGTFQRKEAVEDFSVAVSYDEIKEKGYSLSAGQYFDIKIDYVDITEEEFNARMANYKQTLTEQFKESHRLEEEIMKQLDALRFNANVGNNE; via the coding sequence ATGTCAGATATTAAAGAAAAAACATTAAGGCTCATCGACGGACTTAAAGCTACCTGCCAATCATACGGTATGGGAAACGATGGTAACGAATATAAGATTATCACTCAGGTATTTCTCTATAAATTCCTGAATGACAAATTCGGTTATGAATTAAAAAATGCGAAAAGTGAAATAGCAAAGAAACTGACCGGGGATGTAAAATGGGAAACGGCATACGAGAATCTTTCTGATGATGAACGTATGCTTATTCAGAGTGCCATCTCTCCAGATGTTCCGATGCTTGAACCTTATCATCTGATAGCCAATCTTTGGAATCAACAGGGAAAAGGGGATTTTGATACTATATTCGATTCCACTATGACAGATATAGCGGAACAAAATGCAGATATATTTTCCACGCAGACCACAGTCAACACGAAGATTCCATTGTTCGAGGCATTGACACCGTTTGTGACCGATTCGGCACAACGTGCGCCATTCGCCCGTGCTCTGGTGGATAAACTCGTGAATTTCTCCTTTGAAGAAGCGTTTGCACAGAATTACGATTTCTTCTCCAGCATCTTTGAGTATTTGATTAAGGACTATAATACCGCTGGAGGTGGAAAATATGCGGAGTATTATACGCCTCATGCCATAGCAACGATTATGGCTCGTCTGTTAGTGGGGGATAATGCTGATTTGCATAGCATGGAATGTTATGACCCCTCGGCAGGAACAGGTACGCTTCTGATGGCACTTAGTCATCAAATAGGAGAAGAACGCTGTACCATCTTTTCGCAAGATATTTCCCAGCGAAGCAACAAAATGTTAAAACTTAATCTGCTACTTAACGGACTTGTGTCTTCGCTTGATAATGCTATTCAAGGTGACACGCTTGTAAGCCCTTATCATAAAAGCGATGACGGGCAGCAGTTGCGCCAGTTTGATTTCGTGGTGAGCAATCCTCCTTTCAAGATGGACTTCTCGGACACTCGCGAGAAGATAGCCGCCATGCCAGCCCGTTTTTGGGCTGGAGTCCCAAATGTACCCGCCAAAAAGAAAGAGTCAATGGCTATATATACCTGTTTCATTCAGCACGTTATCAATTCACTGAAAAAGACAGGCAAGGGTGCAATTGTCATTCCTACAGGTTTTATCACGGCTAAAAGTGGTATTGAGAACAAAATTCTTCATAAAATTGTAGATGACAAAGTGGTGTTCGGCTGTGTTTCCATGCCAAGCAACGTGTTTGCCAATACAGGTACGAATGTCAGTGTGCTGTTCTTTGATAAGTCTGCAACCACTGACAAAGTAATCTTGATTGATGCCAGTAAATTGGGCGAGGAATATAAAGATGCTAACGGATTGAAAAAGGTGCGTCTGAACGATGACGAGATAGAAAAGATTGTCGGCACATTCCAGCGCAAGGAGGCAGTGGAGGATTTTTCTGTGGCTGTTTCTTACGATGAGATAAAGGAAAAAGGATATTCTCTTTCTGCCGGACAATATTTCGACATCAAAATAGACTACGTAGATATAACCGAAGAGGAGTTTAATGCACGTATGGCGAATTATAAGCAAACGCTTACCGAACAATTCAAAGAAAGTCATCGTTTGGAAGAGGAAATTATGAAACAGTTGGATGCTTTGCGGTTCAACGCAAATGTAGGAAACAATGAGTAA
- a CDS encoding restriction endonuclease subunit S: protein MQMKKYKLGDIATVEISGVDKKITDGEKEIRLCNFVDVYYNWAITIAQHDSFMLATARPNEISKFQLKKGQVALTKDSETRDDIGISTYIADDFENVILGYHCALISPNKDILDGCYLNALLHTDYAKKYFACNASGSGQRYALSVEALNSFPVPIIPLHEQKQIGEIFSALDKKIELNRQINQNLPILDRSSEEAGVHLAA, encoded by the coding sequence ATGCAAATGAAAAAATATAAATTGGGAGACATTGCTACTGTTGAAATCAGTGGCGTTGATAAAAAAATAACAGACGGAGAAAAAGAAATCCGTCTCTGTAATTTTGTTGATGTTTATTATAACTGGGCTATCACCATAGCTCAGCATGATAGTTTTATGCTTGCCACTGCTCGTCCCAATGAAATTTCCAAATTCCAACTGAAGAAAGGGCAAGTTGCATTGACAAAGGACAGTGAAACCCGCGATGATATTGGTATTTCCACTTATATAGCAGATGATTTTGAGAATGTTATATTGGGTTATCATTGCGCTCTAATATCTCCAAACAAAGATATTTTAGATGGATGCTATCTGAACGCACTTCTACATACCGACTACGCAAAAAAATATTTCGCTTGCAATGCTTCTGGAAGCGGACAACGTTATGCGTTATCCGTAGAAGCACTCAATTCTTTTCCTGTTCCAATAATCCCATTGCATGAACAGAAACAAATTGGCGAAATATTTTCTGCTTTAGACAAAAAGATTGAACTCAATCGTCAGATAAATCAGAATTTACCGATACTTGACCGTTCATCAGAAGAGGCAGGAGTTCATCTCGCTGCTTAG
- a CDS encoding virulence RhuM family protein — translation MSNEIQFLLYNLPDKEGRVQVVIKDETIWCTQKAMAELFGIDKSGISRHIANIFKEEELQQDTTVAKIATVVNRGIRGEVEELVDFYNLDMIIAVGYRVSSPKATKFRQWATKILNEYIKKGFVLDDERLKQGTAVFGKDYFRELLERVRSIRASERRIWQQITDIYAECSIDYDKNSPTTHDFYAMIQNRFHYAITGQTAAEIIYTKADHTQEHMGLITWKNAPDGRILKSDVSIAKNYLQENEIRRLERAVTGYFDYIEDLIERENTFNMEQFAASVNEFLTFRKYQILPDKGRISAAQAKTKAESEYDIFNKTQRIDSDFDKQIKGMLGE, via the coding sequence ATGAGTAACGAAATACAGTTTTTGTTATACAATCTTCCCGATAAAGAGGGAAGAGTACAGGTGGTTATAAAAGACGAAACCATTTGGTGTACGCAAAAGGCTATGGCAGAGCTTTTCGGTATTGACAAATCGGGTATTAGCCGCCACATAGCCAATATATTTAAAGAGGAAGAATTACAGCAAGACACGACGGTTGCAAAAATTGCAACCGTCGTAAATCGAGGCATAAGAGGCGAGGTTGAAGAGTTGGTTGATTTCTATAATCTTGATATGATTATTGCTGTTGGCTATCGTGTATCTTCTCCAAAAGCTACCAAGTTCCGTCAGTGGGCTACCAAGATTCTTAATGAGTATATCAAGAAAGGCTTTGTGCTTGACGATGAACGCTTAAAACAGGGAACGGCAGTATTCGGAAAAGACTATTTCCGTGAATTGTTGGAAAGGGTACGTTCCATCCGTGCCAGTGAACGGCGTATTTGGCAACAGATTACCGACATATATGCAGAATGTAGTATCGACTATGACAAGAATTCACCTACGACACATGATTTTTATGCCATGATACAGAACCGTTTTCATTATGCCATTACAGGGCAAACGGCAGCAGAAATCATCTACACTAAGGCTGACCATACCCAAGAACACATGGGACTGATCACATGGAAGAATGCTCCCGATGGGCGTATCTTGAAATCGGATGTGTCAATAGCCAAGAACTATTTGCAGGAAAATGAAATCCGTCGGTTGGAACGTGCAGTAACAGGATATTTCGACTATATAGAAGACCTTATAGAGCGTGAAAACACGTTCAATATGGAGCAGTTTGCTGCCAGTGTCAACGAGTTCTTGACCTTCCGCAAATATCAGATATTGCCGGATAAAGGACGAATATCTGCGGCACAAGCCAAGACAAAGGCAGAAAGCGAATATGATATTTTTAATAAGACTCAACGGATAGATTCAGATTTCGATAAACAGATTAAAGGAATGTTGGGAGAATAA
- the xerA gene encoding site-specific tyrosine recombinase/integron integrase: protein MKENIIQAIVAEMQRDLDCRQMARLKAVLTSELHNVEIIEKSDCATQQTQENEHLLNSFISAKKIEGCSDKTLTYYRNTIERLLVTLSLAICHITTTDIRTYLSDYQEEHQSSKVTIDNMRRIFSSFFAWLEDEDYIAKSPVRRIHKVKTDSLVKEVLSDEQLEQLRDSCTNKRDLAIIDILASTGIRVGELVKLNREDIDFHERQCVVFGKGNKERIVYFNARTKLHLQQYLNERTDDNPALFVSLHSPHTRLTISGVEIRIRKLGQSLSMPKVHPHKFRRTLATMAIDKGMPIEQVQRLLGHVRIDTTLHYAIVNQNNVKLAHKKYLG from the coding sequence ATGAAAGAGAACATCATTCAGGCGATAGTTGCGGAAATGCAGCGTGACTTAGATTGCCGACAAATGGCACGGCTTAAAGCTGTGCTTACATCAGAACTACATAATGTAGAAATCATTGAAAAGAGCGATTGCGCCACACAGCAAACGCAGGAGAATGAACATCTTCTTAACTCTTTTATATCAGCCAAAAAGATAGAGGGATGTTCGGATAAGACATTAACTTACTACCGTAATACCATTGAACGGTTGTTAGTCACGCTTTCATTGGCAATTTGTCACATTACGACAACAGATATTCGTACTTATCTATCCGATTATCAAGAAGAACACCAATCGAGCAAAGTAACCATTGACAATATGAGGCGCATCTTTTCCAGTTTCTTCGCATGGTTGGAAGATGAAGATTATATCGCCAAAAGCCCGGTAAGACGCATTCACAAAGTTAAGACAGATTCACTTGTAAAAGAGGTGCTTTCTGACGAACAGTTGGAACAGCTGAGAGATAGTTGCACGAACAAACGAGACCTTGCTATTATAGACATTCTTGCATCCACAGGTATCCGTGTTGGGGAATTGGTAAAACTAAACCGTGAAGATATAGACTTCCACGAACGGCAGTGTGTGGTATTTGGAAAAGGGAATAAAGAACGTATCGTTTACTTCAATGCTCGAACCAAGCTGCACTTGCAACAATACCTCAATGAGCGTACTGACGACAATCCAGCTTTATTCGTCTCACTCCATTCTCCTCACACACGACTGACTATCAGCGGTGTGGAAATTAGAATCCGAAAATTAGGTCAATCCCTTTCTATGCCCAAAGTTCATCCGCACAAGTTTCGTCGTACCCTTGCAACAATGGCTATCGACAAAGGTATGCCCATCGAACAGGTGCAGCGACTACTTGGTCATGTACGCATTGACACAACACTGCACTATGCCATTGTGAATCAAAATAATGTAAAGTTGGCGCATAAGAAATATTTGGGATAA
- a CDS encoding restriction endonuclease subunit S, giving the protein MAKQLYDYWFVQFDFPNEEGKPYKSSGGEMVWNEKLKRNIPVGWHCGNLFEIAVFTNGLACQKFRPKDDEVPLPVIKIREMHDGISVDTEEVTSNIPESVKVYNGDVLFSWSASLEVMLWAYGLGGLNQHIFKVTSANDFPKSFYYFQLLDYVDVFKKMAEARKTTMGHITQDHLQQSTIAIPDNKDIADKFEELISPIFKQIVKLQEEISNFIKQRDELLPLLMNGQITIE; this is encoded by the coding sequence ATGGCAAAGCAGCTCTACGATTACTGGTTCGTGCAGTTTGACTTTCCTAATGAAGAGGGTAAACCGTATAAGTCGAGCGGTGGCGAAATGGTGTGGAATGAGAAGCTAAAACGCAACATTCCTGTTGGCTGGCATTGTGGGAACCTCTTTGAAATTGCTGTTTTTACAAATGGTTTGGCTTGTCAGAAATTCAGACCAAAGGATGATGAAGTGCCATTACCTGTCATCAAGATACGAGAAATGCACGATGGTATTTCTGTTGACACTGAAGAGGTAACGTCAAATATACCAGAATCAGTAAAGGTGTATAATGGTGACGTGCTATTTTCATGGTCGGCATCACTGGAAGTTATGCTCTGGGCTTATGGGCTTGGAGGACTTAATCAGCACATCTTTAAGGTTACATCTGCAAATGATTTCCCGAAATCATTCTACTATTTTCAACTTTTGGATTATGTCGATGTATTCAAGAAAATGGCAGAAGCAAGGAAAACAACGATGGGACATATTACGCAAGACCATTTACAACAAAGCACAATCGCCATACCCGATAATAAAGATATTGCAGATAAATTTGAGGAACTTATATCACCAATCTTTAAGCAGATAGTGAAGTTGCAAGAGGAAATATCAAATTTTATCAAGCAGCGTGACGAACTTTTACCACTTTTAATGAATGGACAAATAACAATAGAATAA
- a CDS encoding restriction endonuclease subunit S — MELKKYNANHTQVLKINQIVRTISETHKFDKDKLIAINTSDVENGVMGNGTLTFVDELKGQFKKTIVKDDILFSEIRPANRRFAKVTTKNTKDYVVSTKLMVLRKYNEDVDLEYFYYCLTNQPFLDILQRRAENRIGSFPQITFDLLSEYAFPIPPISEQKRISSVISTLDKKIALNRQINQNLEAMAKQLYDYWFVQFDFPNENGRPYKSFGGKMVWNEKQRKYIPEYWEVKSLSNWLEIKSGFPFKSETYKPIGRYKIITIKNVQDGELVTSGCDYVNDIPSRAKDYISLQIGDRLISLTGNCGRLCVVCEENLLLNQRVGLLCCDAIYLEYFYNFLNSGTMRTVIDNLANGAAQANLSPVELCKTDCFIPPIDILLSYNRKVNAIRKAIVQNNQEISQLAKQRDELLPLLMNGQVSVNSDLSDD, encoded by the coding sequence ATGGAACTGAAAAAATATAATGCAAATCACACTCAAGTTCTGAAAATAAATCAAATTGTGCGTACAATTTCAGAAACTCACAAATTTGATAAAGACAAACTCATTGCCATAAATACATCTGATGTAGAAAATGGTGTAATGGGTAACGGTACGCTAACTTTTGTAGATGAGCTAAAAGGTCAATTTAAGAAGACCATAGTAAAGGACGATATTTTGTTCAGTGAAATACGTCCTGCTAACAGAAGATTTGCTAAAGTTACAACAAAAAATACTAAAGACTATGTTGTATCTACCAAATTGATGGTATTGCGAAAATATAATGAAGATGTTGATTTAGAGTATTTTTATTATTGTTTGACCAATCAGCCTTTTCTTGATATACTCCAACGAAGAGCCGAAAATCGGATAGGTTCATTTCCACAAATTACATTTGATTTACTTTCGGAATACGCTTTCCCAATACCGCCAATCAGCGAACAGAAAAGAATATCAAGTGTAATATCCACGTTAGACAAAAAAATAGCTCTTAATCGTCAGATAAATCAGAATTTAGAAGCAATGGCAAAACAACTTTATGATTACTGGTTTGTGCAATTTGACTTTCCGAATGAAAACGGGAGACCGTATAAAAGTTTCGGTGGCAAAATGGTTTGGAATGAAAAGCAGAGAAAATATATACCAGAATATTGGGAAGTAAAATCTCTTAGTAATTGGCTTGAAATCAAGTCGGGATTTCCATTCAAATCGGAAACATATAAACCTATTGGGCGATACAAGATTATAACCATTAAGAATGTTCAAGATGGGGAGCTTGTAACATCTGGCTGTGATTATGTTAATGATATTCCAAGCCGCGCAAAAGATTATATATCTCTTCAAATTGGAGATAGACTGATTTCGCTAACTGGAAATTGTGGAAGGTTATGTGTTGTATGCGAGGAAAATCTATTATTAAATCAACGTGTAGGATTATTGTGTTGTGATGCAATATATTTGGAATACTTTTATAATTTCCTTAATAGTGGTACGATGCGAACAGTGATTGATAATTTAGCAAATGGTGCAGCACAAGCAAATCTCAGTCCTGTTGAGCTATGTAAAACAGACTGTTTTATTCCGCCCATAGACATACTACTGTCATATAATAGAAAAGTAAATGCTATTCGTAAGGCTATTGTGCAAAATAATCAAGAAATATCTCAGTTAGCTAAGCAGCGAGATGAACTCCTGCCTCTTCTGATGAACGGTCAAGTATCGGTAAATTCTGATTTATCTGACGATTGA